GCTTCGCCGACCTCCAGGAGCAGCACGTGGTGCTGTGGCTGAGCCTGGACTGCCTGAGCGACGCGCTCTACCTGCTGGACATCGCCATGCACCTCCACACCGGTCAGTGCCCCAGTCCGCCCACACACCCAGCCGCACGTTCACCCACTTGCACAAACACAACGTGTGTGTGCACGGGCACGGGCACACACAATTACACGCAGTCACGCATGTGTGAGCACATATGCATGCCCATGTGCGCGTGCACAGATACACGTACTTGAATGTGAAGACACGCATGCACAAACCTGTGTGACATGCATGTggcacgtgcacacacacacggcACACACACGCGTGTCTGGCACACACAGACCTGGGAGCACAGCGGTCAccgggcagggggcaggggtGGGGCCGGGCTGACATTTTGGGGTGGGCGCCCATCTGCCGAGCCCCTCAGCAGTACAGCGACGCGGGCAGCACGTGGCCCCGTGGTGACATGTGTGATGCCCCTCACCTCTACCAGCACAGGGCCACCCCACACCCTCTCACCCCCCATTCGGGTGCCCCCATCCCACAGGGAGCCCCCATACCCACGAgtcccctgcccccagccccgccacaTCCCTCCCGGACCCAGGGCCCTCCACCCCCCAGGGGCTCCCCACGGGGCCGAGTGCTGACTCACTGCCCCCAGGCTTCCTGGAGGAGGGCATCCTGGTGCAGGACCGGGCGCAGATCCGGCGGCGCTACCTGCGCTCTGCCTGCTTCCCCTGGGACGTGGCCTCGGTGCTGCCCACCGACCTGCTCTACCTGCACCTGGGGCCAGCCGTGCCGGCCGTGCGAGCCAACCGCTGCCTGCGCGCCCCGCGGCTCTTCGAAGCCTTTGACCGCCGGGAGACACGCACTGCCCACCCCTACGCCTTCCGCATCGCCAAGCTGATGCTCTACGTCTTCGTCACCATCCACTGGAACGGCTGCCTCTACTTTGCCCTCTCCACCCACCTGGGGCTGGGTGCCGACGACTGGGTCTATCCCAACGCCAGCCGCCCCGGCTTCGCCCGCCCGCTGCGGCAGTACCTGCATAGCTTCTACATCTCCACCCTCATCCTCACCACCGTGGGTGACACGCCGGAGCCCCAGCGCGAGGAGGAGTTCCTCTTCATGACCGCCGGCTTCCTGCTGGCCGTGCTGGGCTTCGCCACCATCATGGGCAGCATGAGCTCCGTCATCGCCAACATGAACGCAGCCGATGCCGCCTTCTACCCCGACCATGGCCCGGTGCAGCAGTACCTGCAGGCACATGGTGTTGGGGGGCGGCTGGCGCGGCGGGTGGCCGGCTGGCACCAGCACCTGCGGGCGCACAGGAAGCTGGTGGGGGAGCGGGCCGCGCTCCGGCACCTGCCCAGCCGGCTGCGGGCTGAGGTGGCTGCCAGCGTGCACCTGCCAGCCCTGCGCAAGGTGTCCCTCTTCCAGAGCTGCGAGCGCGGTGTGCTGGAGGCGCTGGTGCTCAAGCTGCGGCCCCAGGTCTTCAGCCCCGGCGAGTTCGTGTGCCGCACCGGCGACGTGGGGCGTGAGATGTATTTCATCCGCGAGGGGCGTCTGGCCGTGGTGGCGGCCGACGGCGTCACACGGCTCGCCATCCTGGGCGAGGGGCTCTACTTTGGGGAGATCAGCCTCATCAACATCCGAGGTGAGCCTCTGCCACACCCCTGCAAGCACACCCTCCAGCCCAGGCCTCACCGCAGCCCTGCATCCCCAGGGAACAGGTCGGGAAACCGTCGCACCGCCAACATCCAGAGCATCGGCTACTCAGACCTCTTCTGCCTCTCCAAGGAGGACCTGACAGAGGTGCTGGCCGAGTTCCCCAGCGCCCGCGCCCTGATGGAGGCCAAGGGCCGCGAGATCCTGCTGCGCATGGAGAAGCTGGATGTGCATgctgaggcggcggcggcggcggcagcggcggaGGAGGCTGAGCACCGAGTGCAGGCGCTGGAGGTGgccctggaggagctgcagacaCGGGTGGCCCGGCTGCTGGCCCAGCTGGAGTCCAGCGCCTTCAAGCTGGCACTGCGCATCGGGCACCTTGAGAGCAGGGCCCAGCAGCGGCGCCTGGCCGGGGGACGGGCTCCAGCCAGGGACCAGGCgcctgccaggctgcagggacCTGATGGGGGATGGGGTCCTGATGGGGGACGGCGTCCTGATGGAGGACAGGATCCCACTGGGGCACAGGGTCCCACTGGTGTGCAGGGTCCTATGGGGGTGCAGGGTCCCACAAGGGTGCAGGGTCCCACTGGTGTACGGGGTCCCACTGGTGTACGGGGTCCCATGAGGGCACAGGGTCCCACCAGAGTGCAGGGTCCCAATGGTGTACGGGCTCCCACTGGTGTACGGGGTCCCACCAGGGTGCAGGTTTCCATGGGGATGTGGGGTCCCACTGGGGTACAGGGTCCCATGGGGGCACAGGGTCCCACCAGGGTACAGAATCCCACTGGTGTACAGGGCCCCACTGGTGTACAGGGTAGTGGGACAGGTGTACAGGGGCGCACGGGGGTGCAGGGCCCCACTGGTGTACAGGGACCCACCAGGGGCCAGGGTCCCATGGGGGTGCGGGGCACAAGACGCAGAGGCCCCCGGCACTGAAGGTCAAGGGACCTGTCCGGCTGTCAGGTGTGCGACTGCGGTGACACTGGGTGCTTTGTGACAGCCATCGCTGGGTAACGATGACAACAGTCGCTAGGTAACAAGGACAACAACCGCTAGGTGATGGTGACAATAGTTGCTATGTAACAATGACAACAGTTGCTAGATAACGAGGATGGTTGTTCATGACCGAACGGGAGCTGCGGCGACGGGGCAGCGGGGGCAGGCACCGGGCTGTGCCCTggcagggccggggggctcccagcacagcgGCCGCAGGAACCAGAGCAGGAGAGAGACGTGGCCAGGGCCACCTGGGTGGGGAGAGGACAGGAGTGGGAagggacaggaggggacaggaacggggatggggtgggaagggacagCGGGGGATCGGGCTGGAGGGGACAGGAATGGGGACAGGAAGGGGGgtgggacagggatgggacGGGAATAAGGGTGGGTTcagagatggggatggggatggggatgggaaagggaggggacagggtctggacagggatggggacagggaggggagaggatgGGTGAGCAGGTCAGGAGGcaacagggatggggatgggacagGGCCAAGGTTCAGAACAGGGGCAGGGATAGGATGGGAACAGGGAGGGGGATGACATGGGAGGGGACAAGACGGGATGGGGCGGGAGGGTgcggggacagggatggggataAACACGGTCAGaacagggacagggacgggaatgggacgggatgggatggggaaggggacagggaagggaggagacGAGAGGGTCAGGGACGGGTTCGGAacagggacggggatggggatagGGCGGGGAGAAGGACGGTCAGAAAAGGGACACGGAGGGGGGTGAGATGAGGACGGAACGGGAGTGTGGGTGGGAAGGGGATGGGGTCGGAACAGGGATGGGGTTGGGGACGGGAGCGGACAAGGGGGCCGAGATCTCCGAGGCCCCGGGTGCGGCGGCAACGGgagcggccccgcgcccccgggcggaccccggcccggccccggctggGAGCGGCGCAGCTGCGGCAAACAGCCCCGGGCAGCATGGGCAAACAGCGGGCGGCACCCGCCGGCAGCCGCTGCCCGGGCACCCGGGAATGCTGCGGGGAGCGGCCGGAACGGCCCCGGCAGGGCGGGGTgcgagccccgagccccccgagCCCTTCGAGCCCCCCGAGCCCTTCGAGCCCCCGAGGTCCCCGAGCCCCGGCCCCACGTGGGGTCCCTCGAACCCGGCTCCCGCTGCCGGCCGGCGGCCCCCGCTGCTCCGCagcccgcggcccccccgcgcccctcTGCCCCGCCACCGCCgctccccccggctccccccggctccccccgggctccccccgcTCCCTGCCGCTGccgcgcccccggcccgccccgcgcccccgccccgcgcccccgccgccgggcgccGCCCCCGCTCACTCTCCCGGCGGCTCCGGAGCGAGCGGGGCGGCGCGGAGCCTCCTCTCGGGGCCGCCGCCGGTGCCGCCGCCGGGGTGGGCGCGATGGGCGCGGGGCGGCTCTGACGGCGGCTCCGGCGGCGCCATGGACCCGCGGCGCCTCAACGagtccctgcaggagctgctctgccgCCCCGGGaacggcaccggcaccggcacggACACCGGCaccggctccggctccggctccggctgGAACAGCTCCGCCTGCGACCTCCTCCGCAGGGGCCTCCGCGGGCCCCCGGCGCCCAAAGGTGAGACCGGGGCGGggtgggacgggacgggacgcgGCAGCCGGTCCGTCCCGCCGTGCGCCCCGTCTCCTGCCCGGCGCAACCCGGCGCGCCCGCGGTTCCCCCGtgtgccccagccccgccggccCGGTGCCCAGCGCCCGGCAGCCCTGCAGCGCGGCTCGGGGCCGGGCTGTGCCCGCGCGGGGGCAGCGAAGGTGCCGGGCGGAGGCGGGAGCGGAGCCCCGGGGcgcgcagcccccgccccgGTGCCTCGGTCCCGGTGCCCGTCGCTGGCCGCGCGGCCGGGGCTCGCTCAGCTCCCGGCGCGAAGCCGCCGCGGTCACGTCCGAGCGCGGCCGGAgagcggggggctcggggctgccggcgcccggccccggggagcgTCAGCACCACCGCGGCTCCGGCGCCTGCCCGCCCGCTGCCCTGGtgctggagcccagcctggGTGGCGTCGTGCCCGCCGAGCCGCGCTGGGGAGGGAGAGCGCCCGGGCATCCTGGCACCGCATCCGCTGCAGTGATGGCCGCGGGGACGTCCCGGCTCTGCCCACCAGACGCTCGCTAGGGCTGGTGAGAGCCCGGGCACTTGGCTCCGTCCGCGGCCACACCACCCTCGCCATGCCCGGTGCGCCCAGACGCGCACTTGGCCGCCTGTGACCCTGCTGCCCCACAGACCTGGACCTGACAGTGCGCGTCCTGCTGTACGCGCTGATCTTTGTGCTGAGCATCTGCGGGAACGCCCTGGTCGTGGCCGTGCTGCTCCTGAACCGCCGCCTGCGCACCGTCACCAACTCCTTCCTGCTGTCCCTGGCACTCAGTGACCTGATGCTGGCACTCTGCTGCATGCCCTTCACTCTCGTCCCCAACCTCATGGGCACCTTCATCTTCGGGGAGGCTGTCTGCAAGCTCATGGCCTACCTCATGGGTACGGTgggtggggggcggggggctgtGCCGCACCGCGCTGCGGGCGCTGACCCTCGCTGCCCGCAGGCGTCTCCGTGTCGGTCTCCACCTTCAGCCTGGTGGCCATTGCCATCGAGCGGTACAGCGCCATCTGCAACCCGCTGCAATCCCGCGTGTGGCAGACGCGCTCGCACGCCTGCCGGGTCATCGCCAGCACCTGGCTCTTCTCGGCGCTGCTCATGCTGCCCTACGCCATCTACAGCACCACGCGGGCCCTGCCCGCCCGCGGCGCCCGCCCAGCCCTCAGCCAGTGCACGCACGACTGGCCCAGCGAGCACGTCCGGCAGGCCTGGTGAGCTGGCCCCGGCCCTGGGCCGCACGCTCCtgcacccagcacagctgctgtggcagggctgggtgagGGGCTGCCATGCAACAAGTGCTGTGCCTTCCAGGTatgttctgctgcttctcatcCTCTTCTTCATCCCTGGAGTGGTGATGATCGTGGCTTACGGGCTCATCTCTCGTGAGCTCTATCGAGGGATCCGTTTTGAGTTGGACATCAagggggaggctgcaggtgaggcgatggggagctggggacctGCACAAtcctgcagggcacagctccgctcagcacctcctgcctggggcacgcagcagggctgagcccccagAGCTGCCTCGCCTCCTGACACCTGTCACACCGGGCAGGCCGTGCTGCTCCGTGCCTGGCACTGCACGGGTCCGGGtggtgccctggggctggggacgtgACCAtgtcctgctcccctcccacAGCCCAGCGCAATGGCAGCGCGGAGCTGGCACCTGCCTGCGATGAGGGGGATGGCTGCTACCTGCAGCTCTCCCGGCCAGGCGGCGCGCTGGAGCTGCGTGCTCTGGGCACAGCGGGCGCACAGCAGGACCGGGCACGCATCAACAGTTCAGAGGCAAAGCTGGTGGCCAAGCGGCGTGTGATCCGCATGCTGGTGGTCATCGTGGCCATGTTCTTCCTCTGCTGGCTGCCCATCTTCACTGCCAACACCTGGCGTGCCTTTGCACCACGGGCAGCCCAGCGCGTGCTCTCGGGGACACCCATCTCCTTCATCCACCTCCTCTCCTACACCTCCGCCTGTGCCAACCCCCTCATCTACTGCTTCATGAACCGCCGCTTCCGCAAGGCCTTCCTGGGCACTTGCACCGCCTGCCGCCACGCCTGCCCACGCCGCCCGCTCGATGAGGACGTGGCCAACGTCAACGCCTCGCTCTCCAAGTTCAGCTACACCACTGTCAGCAGCCTCGGGCCCCCCtgagcccggccccgcgcccctcTGCCCCCGCCAACTCCCCCTCGTGCCCTGACGCAGCCCCCTGTGCTTCGCGTCTCCTTTACCCCTCCAGCCTCAGTGGTACCCGCGAGTCTCCGTGtgccccacccccccccacctgcCCCGGGGCACCCCCCGTGCCTGCGGGCTCTGCGCTGCGGCCCTGGGCTGAGCAGGGCGCCGGCGGCCCCCGCGCTCCCCTCGCCCCACCCGTGGGGCCGGAGGCGGAGGTGATGGGGGGAAGCCCCCAGCCcgggccctccctgctcgctcCCCGCGGGCTGCAGCCACAATAAAGCCTTTGCCTGGTGCCACCCGCCCCGCTTCTCACCCCGCCCCGTCCGCAGCTCACACCCCCGCGTAGGCACGTATACACACTCGTGTGCGTTCATGCACACGCAGCTGCTCGGGTTTGCACAGCCATGCATGCTCGGGCACACAGCCCTGCACACACGCCTGCACACCTGTGCACGTGCACACAGCTGCGCCTGGCACTTGCACGCACTCACACCTGTACCTGCACACGCACACAGCTGTGCCCCCCCGGACACAAGCACAGCCCCTGGCACCCAGCAGCAGATCCcgtgggcagcagcacaggacccatgggggggggggggctgagatGTCCCcgtgggcagcaggagggggtCCCCACAGGCTTCAGGTGCTGTGCTCCCGTTCAGACAGTGCCCACTGGACTCCCTCTCCCACAGCACCTGGTGGGACTCCACCTCCCACAGCGCCTCTCCCAGGCTCCATCTCCCACGGCTCTCCCGTGGGACTACGTCCCCCTGAATGCCTTAATGGGCCTCTGCCTCCCACAGCCCCCCAACAGGACTCCCATAGCTCCCCAGTTGGATTCCACCTCTGACCAGCGGGGCTCCATCTGCCATAGCCCCCCCCGTTCCCTCCATGCCCCCACATCCCGCAGTGCCCCAGGGGGGCTCCATGTCCTGTACCCCCCCGT
This genomic window from Cygnus olor isolate bCygOlo1 chromosome 1, bCygOlo1.pri.v2, whole genome shotgun sequence contains:
- the CCKBR gene encoding gastrin/cholecystokinin type B receptor, which produces MDPRRLNESLQELLCRPGNGTGTGTDTGTGSGSGSGWNSSACDLLRRGLRGPPAPKDLDLTVRVLLYALIFVLSICGNALVVAVLLLNRRLRTVTNSFLLSLALSDLMLALCCMPFTLVPNLMGTFIFGEAVCKLMAYLMGVSVSVSTFSLVAIAIERYSAICNPLQSRVWQTRSHACRVIASTWLFSALLMLPYAIYSTTRALPARGARPALSQCTHDWPSEHVRQAWYVLLLLILFFIPGVVMIVAYGLISRELYRGIRFELDIKGEAAAQRNGSAELAPACDEGDGCYLQLSRPGGALELRALGTAGAQQDRARINSSEAKLVAKRRVIRMLVVIVAMFFLCWLPIFTANTWRAFAPRAAQRVLSGTPISFIHLLSYTSACANPLIYCFMNRRFRKAFLGTCTACRHACPRRPLDEDVANVNASLSKFSYTTVSSLGPP
- the CNGA4 gene encoding cyclic nucleotide-gated cation channel alpha-4, with protein sequence MAIRRRNQAWGAAAALGPAGAPSGHGLEGARPAPVSGTHLAPERGLQEVTTASNLPRSRGLAHCRQGPIPGGARAPRPPPCLPSSAAAPRSWILDPSGDWYYRWLSAMVLPIMYNWIVIICRSCFADLQEQHVVLWLSLDCLSDALYLLDIAMHLHTGFLEEGILVQDRAQIRRRYLRSACFPWDVASVLPTDLLYLHLGPAVPAVRANRCLRAPRLFEAFDRRETRTAHPYAFRIAKLMLYVFVTIHWNGCLYFALSTHLGLGADDWVYPNASRPGFARPLRQYLHSFYISTLILTTVGDTPEPQREEEFLFMTAGFLLAVLGFATIMGSMSSVIANMNAADAAFYPDHGPVQQYLQAHGVGGRLARRVAGWHQHLRAHRKLVGERAALRHLPSRLRAEVAASVHLPALRKVSLFQSCERGVLEALVLKLRPQVFSPGEFVCRTGDVGREMYFIREGRLAVVAADGVTRLAILGEGLYFGEISLINIRGNRSGNRRTANIQSIGYSDLFCLSKEDLTEVLAEFPSARALMEAKGREILLRMEKLDVHAEAAAAAAAAEEAEHRVQALEVALEELQTRVARLLAQLESSAFKLALRIGHLESRAQQRRLAGGRAPARDQAPARLQGPDGGWGPDGGRRPDGGQDPTGAQGPTGVQGPMGVQGPTRVQGPTGVRGPTGVRGPMRAQGPTRVQGPNGVRAPTGVRGPTRVQVSMGMWGPTGVQGPMGAQGPTRVQNPTGVQGPTGVQGSGTGVQGRTGVQGPTGVQGPTRGQGPMGVRGTRRRGPRH